The Vibrio gallaecicus genome contains a region encoding:
- a CDS encoding TPR domain-containing protein, whose protein sequence is MDFWLLIAMILMGAFILLLTLSFTHTKKVRSSNFKLTIFVLLASVGIWFLLKQEPPKSEDITVSSFNATEYVEELQDSLRLNPNQAELWFQLGGTYVQSGDYDSALTCFEYAIRLSDDVTSSLYSAKASALYYVNAQTINKDVRDLLDSSLALDPYDRTALILIASDHFISSRYEEAILVWTRLLDSNQQGIDRVSLIHSINQAKQLIRK, encoded by the coding sequence ATGGATTTTTGGCTATTGATTGCAATGATTTTAATGGGGGCATTTATATTGCTTTTGACCCTCAGCTTTACTCATACCAAGAAAGTCAGGAGCTCAAACTTTAAACTTACTATTTTTGTATTGTTGGCTAGTGTTGGTATATGGTTCCTTCTTAAGCAAGAACCACCTAAGTCAGAAGATATAACGGTAAGTAGTTTCAACGCCACAGAATACGTAGAAGAATTACAAGATAGTTTAAGGCTCAACCCAAACCAAGCTGAATTGTGGTTTCAACTTGGCGGGACATACGTTCAAAGCGGAGATTACGACTCAGCATTAACTTGTTTCGAATATGCGATTAGATTAAGTGACGATGTAACTTCTAGTCTATACTCCGCAAAAGCATCCGCTCTTTACTATGTTAATGCACAAACTATTAACAAAGATGTAAGAGATCTGTTGGACTCTTCTTTGGCATTGGATCCATACGATCGTACTGCTTTGATCTTAATCGCAAGTGATCATTTTATCAGCTCTCGATATGAAGAAGCGATCCTAGTGTGGACCCGACTTTTAGACTCTAACCAGCAAGGCATAGACAGAGTGTCTTTGATTCATTCAATTAACCAAGCCAAACAACTTATACGTAAATAA
- a CDS encoding protein kinase family protein, translated as MNHRQLEQKSFDESGQNLIVGSANHCPIPPDQLAQITSDSPYVIETFDSGLTATVYHLNIAGNHFTLKKKRTTSKVKNLDGKYSFLNEVQRRHDLQGRKDDPTTSNEFRHIVSTIYADYRQGIILSDWIEGNLLTRIERNTIAQLFSTLLSCEKTGLFEWDLSQGNLIVDDDHNITLFDFGYMYSFDPLNELNSNGMNDPIFQSFERFETRFLSGWLCSQNLNDKDAIAYFKIIKEEALKILNQKLIWLKENSASIDVIQHIKGLIYSYEKALKTPEALNELYIAEMFRSHVLDIEDDLGGKSCTATTKKRVKSVLEMLDKHYELLKKEEALFYQNHKKSQADLLKQYKVKEQLVNQYQLT; from the coding sequence ATGAACCATCGCCAACTAGAACAAAAATCGTTTGATGAAAGTGGGCAAAACCTTATAGTCGGTTCGGCTAACCACTGCCCTATCCCACCTGATCAACTAGCTCAGATCACATCAGACTCGCCTTATGTAATAGAAACTTTCGACAGCGGGTTAACCGCGACTGTGTATCACTTGAACATTGCAGGTAACCACTTCACGCTTAAGAAAAAAAGAACAACTTCTAAAGTAAAAAACTTAGATGGTAAGTATTCATTTCTAAATGAAGTACAACGCCGACATGATCTTCAAGGACGTAAAGATGATCCTACAACTTCAAACGAGTTTAGACACATCGTCTCCACTATTTATGCCGATTATCGACAAGGCATTATTTTGTCTGACTGGATCGAAGGTAACCTTTTAACACGTATAGAAAGAAACACTATTGCTCAACTTTTCTCAACACTTCTATCTTGTGAAAAAACAGGTTTATTCGAGTGGGATTTAAGCCAAGGTAATTTAATCGTAGATGATGATCACAATATTACTCTGTTTGATTTTGGTTATATGTATAGCTTTGATCCATTGAATGAATTAAATAGTAACGGGATGAATGATCCAATCTTTCAATCTTTTGAAAGGTTTGAGACTCGCTTTTTATCCGGGTGGCTTTGCTCCCAGAACTTAAACGATAAAGACGCGATTGCTTATTTCAAAATAATTAAAGAAGAAGCCTTAAAGATACTTAATCAGAAACTCATATGGCTTAAAGAAAACTCGGCAAGTATTGATGTAATTCAGCACATTAAAGGGTTGATATATTCCTATGAGAAAGCACTTAAAACGCCAGAAGCGTTGAATGAACTGTATATCGCTGAAATGTTCCGATCACATGTACTTGATATTGAAGATGATTTGGGTGGGAAGAGCTGTACAGCAACCACTAAGAAGAGGGTCAAGTCCGTGCTAGAAATGCTGGATAAACACTACGAATTACTCAAGAAAGAAGAAGCACTTTTCTACCAAAATCATAAGAAATCGCAAGCAGATCTGCTCAAACAATATAAGGTTAAGGAACAACTAGTTAACCAATATCAACTAACTTGA
- the nrfA gene encoding ammonia-forming nitrite reductase cytochrome c552 subunit produces the protein MKKHWIGNSVAALLLVSASLVSTASFAASEQKDIGDPRNEQYEENHPDQYQTWKQTSESENLEDALKEDPNMVIMWAGYGFAKDYNKARGHFYAIDDVRQTLRTGAPTDENSGPMPMACWSCKSPDVARVIEERGEDGYFEGKWARLGAEITNPIGCADCHDTQSDNFKNGEPALKITRPYVERAFDTIGKNFDHQSRLDQQSSVCSQCHVEYYFTGPTKGVKFPWDKGTKVEQMEEYYDGIGFKDWTHKVSKAPMLKAQHPGFETWREGIHGKNKVACVDCHMPKVTKEDGTVFTDHKVGNPFDRFDDTCAQCHTQSKEQLRGIVSTRKAQVLNMKLTAEKQIVAAHFEAGAAWDAGATEDEMKPILQDIRHAQWRWDYAIASHGVHMHAPEVALEVLGTAVDRAADARTKLIRLLAKKGITKPVIIPDISTKLNAQKAIGMDMDKMNADKKHFLETVAPQWDEEASKREDKYSYE, from the coding sequence GTGAAAAAGCATTGGATAGGTAATTCAGTCGCTGCATTATTATTGGTAAGTGCATCATTAGTTAGCACTGCCAGCTTTGCTGCATCTGAACAAAAAGACATTGGCGATCCTCGTAATGAGCAATATGAAGAGAACCATCCCGATCAATATCAAACATGGAAGCAAACATCAGAAAGTGAAAATCTAGAAGATGCTCTTAAAGAAGATCCTAATATGGTCATCATGTGGGCGGGGTACGGTTTTGCTAAAGATTATAATAAAGCTCGCGGTCACTTTTACGCCATTGACGATGTAAGACAAACACTAAGAACCGGCGCGCCTACAGATGAAAATTCAGGTCCTATGCCTATGGCATGTTGGAGCTGTAAAAGCCCAGATGTCGCGCGAGTGATAGAAGAGCGTGGAGAAGATGGTTACTTTGAAGGTAAATGGGCACGTTTAGGGGCTGAAATAACAAACCCTATCGGCTGTGCTGATTGCCACGATACTCAAAGTGACAACTTCAAGAATGGAGAACCGGCGCTCAAAATAACTCGTCCTTACGTAGAACGTGCATTTGATACGATCGGCAAAAATTTCGACCATCAATCTCGCCTAGATCAACAGTCTTCAGTATGCTCTCAATGCCACGTTGAATATTACTTCACAGGCCCAACAAAAGGCGTCAAATTCCCTTGGGATAAAGGCACTAAAGTTGAACAAATGGAAGAGTACTATGATGGAATCGGCTTCAAAGATTGGACACATAAGGTATCTAAAGCTCCAATGTTGAAAGCTCAGCACCCCGGATTTGAAACATGGCGAGAAGGCATTCATGGTAAGAACAAAGTTGCTTGTGTTGACTGCCATATGCCAAAAGTGACCAAAGAAGATGGCACTGTATTTACCGACCATAAAGTTGGTAACCCATTCGATCGTTTCGACGATACTTGTGCGCAATGTCATACTCAATCAAAAGAGCAATTACGCGGTATCGTTTCTACACGTAAAGCCCAAGTGTTGAATATGAAGTTAACGGCTGAAAAACAAATAGTCGCCGCCCATTTTGAAGCTGGTGCTGCGTGGGATGCCGGTGCAACTGAAGATGAAATGAAACCGATCCTTCAAGATATTCGCCATGCTCAATGGCGCTGGGATTATGCCATCGCTTCACATGGTGTACATATGCACGCACCAGAAGTAGCATTAGAAGTACTTGGAACTGCGGTAGATAGAGCTGCAGATGCACGTACTAAGCTTATTCGACTTCTTGCCAAAAAAGGGATTACTAAGCCAGTAATCATTCCTGACATATCCACAAAACTTAATGCACAAAAAGCGATAGGCATGGATATGGACAAAATGAATGCAGACAAGAAACACTTTTTAGAAACGGTTGCACCGCAGTGGGACGAAGAAGCAAGTAAGCGTGAAGATAAGTATAGCTATGAGTAA
- the nrfB gene encoding cytochrome c nitrite reductase pentaheme subunit, with the protein MGNIKLAIVIMLKSLLAFCLYGYSIHALADSPTVDSVTDSARHEVELIRDKDYKCVQCHKDSKDTLLGSHGEKAHKALGREVNCTECHNNISPDHREGAPIVTKYRSAQSMLGTDSELLTPESVLQANSECTDCHEPQSLQDSDWTHDVHAQNLTCSNCHDVHANKSKVLALDKKERIKLCVDCHSDFNQLKEKE; encoded by the coding sequence ATGGGCAATATCAAATTGGCCATAGTCATAATGCTTAAATCCCTTCTAGCATTTTGCCTCTATGGTTATTCCATTCATGCGCTCGCCGACTCGCCGACGGTTGACTCAGTCACCGACTCTGCAAGGCATGAAGTCGAACTCATTCGTGATAAAGACTATAAGTGTGTTCAGTGCCATAAAGATTCCAAAGATACATTATTAGGATCGCATGGCGAAAAAGCACATAAAGCTTTAGGTCGAGAAGTTAATTGCACAGAGTGCCACAACAACATTAGCCCTGATCATCGAGAAGGGGCGCCTATTGTCACCAAGTATCGTTCAGCGCAGTCCATGTTAGGTACTGACTCTGAATTACTCACCCCCGAATCTGTTTTACAAGCCAATAGTGAATGTACTGATTGTCACGAACCTCAATCTTTACAAGATTCTGATTGGACCCATGATGTTCACGCACAAAATTTAACTTGCTCTAATTGCCATGATGTTCATGCCAATAAGTCTAAAGTGTTAGCTTTGGATAAAAAAGAAAGGATCAAGTTATGCGTGGATTGCCACTCAGATTTCAACCAACTGAAAGAAAAGGAGTAA
- the nrfC gene encoding cytochrome c nitrite reductase Fe-S protein codes for MSCSRRNFLAGTGAVIFTTGIAATASMTSRKTLANVEEEGVKRYGMIHDETACIGCTACTEACREVNNVPEGVSRLEIIRSEPQGEYPNVDYRFTRNSCQHCDNAPCVMVCPTGAAYKDEKTGIIDVHQEKCVGCGYCLLACPYQVRFFHPENKSADKCNFCRDTNLAEGKLPACVESCPTKALVFGDLNDPTSEINHVLKNEVVYRDKVHLGTAPKLYKVPQQKGEIPS; via the coding sequence ATGAGTTGTTCTAGAAGAAACTTTTTAGCAGGAACTGGGGCGGTAATCTTCACTACAGGTATCGCAGCCACTGCTTCAATGACCAGTCGTAAAACCCTTGCTAACGTGGAAGAAGAAGGTGTTAAACGATACGGGATGATTCACGATGAAACGGCTTGCATTGGTTGTACTGCCTGTACTGAAGCATGCCGAGAAGTGAACAACGTACCGGAAGGGGTCTCTCGCTTAGAAATAATCAGAAGTGAACCTCAAGGTGAATATCCAAATGTTGATTACCGTTTTACACGCAACTCTTGTCAACATTGTGATAATGCACCGTGTGTTATGGTTTGCCCAACGGGTGCTGCATACAAGGATGAAAAAACTGGCATCATCGATGTCCATCAAGAGAAATGCGTAGGCTGCGGTTACTGCTTATTAGCGTGTCCTTACCAAGTCCGCTTTTTCCATCCTGAAAATAAATCGGCGGATAAATGCAATTTTTGCCGAGACACCAATCTTGCAGAAGGTAAGTTACCAGCGTGTGTAGAATCTTGCCCAACAAAGGCTTTGGTTTTTGGCGACTTAAACGATCCTACTAGTGAGATTAATCATGTGCTTAAAAATGAAGTTGTGTACAGAGATAAAGTCCATTTAGGGACGGCACCTAAGTTATACAAAGTACCGCAGCAGAAAGGGGAGATACCATCATGA
- the nrfD gene encoding cytochrome c nitrite reductase subunit NrfD codes for MSEWETAFQSGVVVWDWIIAIYLFLAGMSAGSVMISIYLKRKVIVGKPSESGILKATAFLAPFGIIVGLTILVFHLTKPLDFWKIMIFINPTSVMAMGVVLFNVYMAALFAWIGIIFRKQIVSFLKGRFEIVDSILDKLEAFENYLELFLAFLALLLAAYTGFLLSALPTFPMLNNPVLPILFLFSSLSSGAAACLLVGILVFKESPLSASVSWVHGFERPVVMFELFVLVAFFTGLIFAGGQSEQAAWNAISGGFWASWFWWGVIVVGMLLPLLMNALTPKSIRHGALYIFTVTSLSLAGVLMLRTFILYAGQLTVV; via the coding sequence ATGAGTGAATGGGAAACTGCGTTTCAATCTGGTGTGGTTGTTTGGGATTGGATCATTGCGATTTACTTATTCCTAGCAGGTATGTCTGCAGGTTCTGTGATGATCTCCATTTATCTTAAACGGAAAGTCATTGTAGGTAAGCCTTCTGAAAGTGGGATTTTAAAAGCGACGGCGTTTCTCGCACCATTTGGCATTATTGTGGGTTTAACTATTCTGGTATTCCACCTGACAAAACCGTTAGATTTTTGGAAGATCATGATCTTTATTAACCCTACGTCGGTTATGGCAATGGGTGTTGTGTTGTTTAATGTGTATATGGCGGCATTATTTGCTTGGATAGGCATTATTTTTAGAAAGCAGATCGTTAGCTTTTTAAAAGGGCGTTTCGAAATTGTTGATAGCATTCTGGATAAATTAGAGGCGTTTGAGAATTATCTTGAACTGTTCTTGGCATTTTTAGCTTTATTACTTGCTGCCTATACCGGATTTTTATTATCGGCATTACCGACCTTCCCAATGCTGAATAACCCTGTTCTGCCTATTCTATTCTTATTCTCAAGCTTATCTTCTGGTGCTGCTGCGTGTTTATTGGTTGGGATACTCGTCTTTAAGGAGTCACCACTTAGTGCAAGTGTGAGCTGGGTGCATGGTTTTGAACGACCAGTTGTCATGTTTGAGCTATTTGTACTCGTGGCATTTTTTACCGGTTTGATATTTGCTGGTGGTCAAAGCGAGCAAGCCGCGTGGAATGCGATTTCTGGGGGTTTTTGGGCTAGCTGGTTCTGGTGGGGGGTAATAGTAGTCGGCATGCTTCTACCATTACTGATGAATGCTTTAACACCTAAATCTATCCGACATGGTGCGTTGTACATTTTTACTGTGACGTCTTTGAGCTTAGCAGGCGTGTTGATGTTGAGGACATTCATCCTCTACGCAGGTCAATTAACCGTTGTTTAA
- a CDS encoding heme lyase CcmF/NrfE family subunit has product MIGNLGLLSLIMVAILSSAVTLVYGFSMAKQYRTATSYAVSDTYVRPFTLGSACLSIFSLVLLAVAFYQDDFSILYVAEHSNTQLPVFFKIAAVWAGHEGSLLFWVLTLACWAGVIALQSSLQTDYQIKVLWVMNGLLCAFTWFTLLSSNPFEFNSTLPVEGRDLNPMLQDVGLIFHPPLLYLGYVGFSAVLAFAVAALLTKEIEFEWVNHCRKWSLVAWIFLTAGIVLGSWWAYYELGWGGWWFWDPVENASLLPWLTATALLHCLTIAKEKQQLLKWAFSLAFTTFSLSILGTFIVRSGVLTSVHAFAVDPSKGLILISILCIVFTASFSLLIIRGESFNSKNITHFLSRSFLILLAITLLVVAMLVVLFGTFYPMVYELLGLGNISVGAPYFNLFAVPLGLLVLLLIGFSPLVEKLREKHLSVKVMLLLLAMSTIVGFLLYLSQLQLNQLSQLSDLHWVVQITWIAAAWVFFSHIYALVTAYKETYFMRVVSMSLAHIGMAMFAIGAAMNSHHSLELNKKLEPGSEIQFFDWTLKYIETELYVGSNFTAEKAHLELSKDEESFIITPERRFYQVRVMNMSEPAMKWFWHGDVYITMGEKIDSSAYAFRIQYKSYARWIWVGVLLSVLGGIIALFSRNQVTIISFVSRFKYA; this is encoded by the coding sequence ATGATAGGCAATTTAGGGTTACTCAGCTTAATAATGGTCGCCATACTCAGTAGTGCAGTCACGCTGGTGTATGGCTTCTCTATGGCTAAACAATATAGAACCGCAACCTCATATGCAGTATCTGATACGTATGTTCGACCATTTACGTTGGGTTCAGCTTGTCTATCAATATTCTCTCTTGTTTTGTTGGCTGTGGCTTTCTATCAAGATGATTTTTCTATTTTATACGTGGCTGAGCATTCAAATACGCAGCTTCCAGTTTTTTTTAAAATTGCAGCTGTCTGGGCTGGTCATGAAGGATCATTGCTGTTTTGGGTGCTAACATTAGCATGTTGGGCGGGGGTGATTGCGCTTCAAAGCTCGTTACAAACTGATTATCAAATAAAAGTGTTATGGGTAATGAATGGATTACTTTGCGCTTTTACATGGTTTACTCTTCTCTCTTCCAACCCTTTTGAATTCAATAGCACGTTACCTGTTGAGGGGCGAGACCTAAACCCTATGCTCCAAGATGTTGGGTTGATTTTTCACCCTCCACTTCTTTACTTAGGCTATGTTGGATTTTCTGCTGTTTTAGCGTTTGCAGTTGCGGCTTTATTAACCAAAGAAATTGAATTTGAGTGGGTAAACCACTGCCGAAAATGGAGCTTAGTCGCGTGGATATTTTTAACGGCTGGGATCGTTCTAGGATCATGGTGGGCATACTATGAATTAGGTTGGGGAGGCTGGTGGTTTTGGGACCCTGTAGAAAATGCCAGTTTGTTACCTTGGTTAACCGCGACGGCTTTATTACATTGTTTGACTATTGCGAAAGAGAAGCAACAATTATTGAAGTGGGCATTTAGTTTAGCTTTTACGACTTTCTCTTTGAGTATACTCGGTACTTTTATTGTCCGTTCAGGTGTTCTGACATCAGTACATGCATTTGCTGTTGATCCTTCTAAAGGGCTGATTCTGATATCTATATTATGCATTGTATTTACGGCTTCGTTTTCCTTACTGATCATAAGAGGGGAGTCATTTAACTCAAAAAATATAACGCACTTTTTGAGTCGAAGTTTCCTCATTCTATTAGCAATAACCTTGCTCGTTGTGGCAATGCTGGTGGTTTTATTTGGCACCTTTTACCCAATGGTTTATGAGCTCTTAGGCTTGGGAAATATATCCGTTGGGGCTCCTTATTTTAATCTATTTGCAGTACCTTTAGGTTTATTGGTTTTACTGTTGATTGGTTTCTCCCCCTTAGTTGAAAAGCTACGAGAAAAACATCTATCAGTAAAAGTGATGCTCCTCTTGTTAGCCATGTCTACTATAGTTGGTTTCCTTCTCTATTTAAGCCAACTCCAATTAAATCAATTGAGTCAACTCAGTGACTTACACTGGGTTGTGCAAATAACCTGGATAGCAGCCGCTTGGGTGTTCTTTTCGCATATCTACGCACTAGTTACCGCCTACAAAGAAACTTACTTCATGCGAGTGGTCTCTATGAGCCTAGCGCATATAGGGATGGCAATGTTTGCTATAGGTGCTGCAATGAATAGCCACCATTCATTGGAATTGAATAAGAAACTAGAGCCTGGATCGGAGATTCAATTCTTTGATTGGACATTAAAGTATATTGAAACAGAGCTTTATGTCGGAAGTAATTTCACTGCTGAAAAAGCTCATCTAGAGTTAAGTAAGGATGAGGAATCATTTATCATCACTCCTGAAAGACGTTTCTATCAAGTTAGAGTGATGAACATGAGTGAGCCTGCAATGAAGTGGTTTTGGCATGGTGATGTCTATATCACAATGGGAGAAAAGATCGATAGTTCAGCTTACGCGTTCCGTATCCAATATAAGTCTTATGCCCGTTGGATCTGGGTAGGAGTATTGCTATCTGTCCTTGGTGGAATCATTGCACTATTTTCTCGTAATCAGGTAACTATTATTAGCTTTGTCTCTAGGTTTAAATATGCGTAA
- a CDS encoding DsbE family thiol:disulfide interchange protein: MRNKLFLLVVTSLAIALSFSLALGSKQRSSTIQVMDRVFPEFTEYDLLLGDQTITRSDITKSKYQLINIWASWCGICKTEHPFLNQLKIEGIPIYGINYRDNKLSAIKVLENDGNPYLKIINDHTGDLSIDLGVIGTPETYLVDQEGQIIKKVLGVLDQKTWNDELANYFEN; this comes from the coding sequence ATGCGTAATAAATTGTTTTTGTTGGTGGTTACTTCTCTGGCGATAGCTCTGAGTTTTAGTTTAGCGTTGGGGAGTAAGCAGCGATCATCAACGATTCAAGTGATGGACAGAGTGTTTCCCGAATTCACTGAATACGATCTTTTATTGGGCGATCAAACGATCACAAGATCGGATATTACCAAGAGTAAATACCAACTGATCAATATTTGGGCTTCATGGTGTGGGATATGTAAAACAGAGCATCCATTTCTTAATCAATTGAAAATTGAAGGGATTCCTATATATGGTATTAATTATAGAGATAATAAATTATCGGCAATTAAAGTATTAGAGAATGATGGAAATCCTTATTTAAAGATCATAAATGATCATACTGGCGATCTTTCAATTGATTTAGGTGTTATAGGTACGCCTGAAACATATTTGGTTGATCAAGAGGGTCAAATAATTAAAAAAGTATTAGGCGTATTAGATCAGAAAACTTGGAATGATGAATTAGCTAATTATTTTGAAAATTAA
- a CDS encoding cytochrome c-type biogenesis protein codes for MKVLILLCSILFASHAVAEPVFISPTKEKIIQVELFEFDSQKQQSRAIALAKTLRCPQCQNQNLIESNSPIAKDLRLNVFEMIKAGKSDEYIIEYMTERFGEYVLYNPPLNRGNLVLWLIPFVIFVLFVHLAIKSVKRDV; via the coding sequence ATGAAAGTATTAATATTATTGTGTTCAATACTATTCGCGTCGCATGCTGTTGCTGAGCCTGTCTTTATATCGCCAACCAAAGAAAAAATTATCCAAGTGGAGCTATTTGAATTCGACAGTCAAAAGCAGCAATCAAGGGCAATCGCATTAGCAAAGACATTACGTTGCCCGCAATGTCAGAATCAAAATTTGATCGAATCAAACTCTCCGATCGCAAAAGATCTTCGCTTAAATGTTTTTGAGATGATCAAAGCAGGAAAGAGTGATGAATATATTATTGAATATATGACAGAAAGGTTTGGTGAATATGTTTTATATAACCCTCCTTTAAATAGAGGTAATTTAGTACTTTGGCTAATACCTTTTGTTATTTTTGTGCTCTTCGTTCATCTTGCAATAAAAAGTGTTAAAAGGGATGTATAA
- a CDS encoding GTP cyclohydrolase II, producing MAEVRARVDFKVGVGSNIDAELLSFHGLKTEKEHVAVIFQSADKTQNTPLVRMHSECLTGDVFHSSRCDCGEQLDETINKMGESGGIILYLRQEGRGIGLYNKIDAYRLQSEGMNTYEANNHLGFGDDLRDFTEAAEMLKALGINTIRLVTNNPKKIRELKSHGIQIEEVVNTSAHIKLGNESYLQAKVSHGKHDLDL from the coding sequence ATGGCGGAAGTACGTGCCAGAGTAGATTTCAAAGTAGGGGTAGGCAGCAATATTGATGCTGAGCTTCTGTCATTCCATGGATTGAAAACAGAAAAAGAACATGTTGCTGTTATCTTTCAGTCTGCAGATAAAACTCAGAACACACCATTGGTACGAATGCACTCTGAATGCTTAACGGGTGACGTATTTCATTCATCTCGCTGCGATTGTGGTGAACAGTTAGATGAAACAATTAATAAAATGGGTGAATCTGGCGGTATTATTTTATATCTCCGCCAAGAAGGGCGTGGTATTGGTCTTTATAACAAGATCGACGCATATCGCTTACAAAGTGAAGGTATGAATACATACGAAGCGAATAACCACTTAGGTTTTGGCGATGATTTACGTGATTTCACAGAAGCTGCTGAAATGCTAAAAGCATTAGGGATTAATACTATTCGCTTAGTCACTAATAACCCTAAAAAGATCAGAGAGTTGAAGTCTCATGGAATACAAATTGAAGAAGTGGTCAATACTTCGGCGCATATAAAGTTAGGTAATGAAAGCTATCTTCAAGCAAAAGTGTCGCACGGAAAGCATGATTTAGACCTTTAA
- a CDS encoding imelysin family protein gives MTIKSLVTKAVTSSLLFASASSFAAVTQDQVVEHYADIAHAVFSDSVITAKALNSSIDTFLASPSAANFEQVKQAWLDSRVPYQQSEVFRFGNAVVDDWEGQLNAWPLDEGLIDYVSTDYQYELGNEGASANIVANKTFQVGQTTVDATNITPELIAELNEIGGSEANVASGYHAIEFLLWGQDLNGTNAGAGNRAYTDFVVGSECTNGNCDRRGAYLKASAELLIQDLEWMEKQWSAEQKGNYRQELLAGSSDNGLRKMLFGMGSLSLGELAGERMKVALEANSTEDEHDCFSDNTHNSHYYNEQGIYNVYTGLYKRENGTLLSGPSLYDLVAQQDKQAAKEIQKQFDLARAQVGELVTSAEKNNQHFDQLIASDNAAGNALVNKTIVALVSQTAAIERAAGVIGIDSLNPDTADHEF, from the coding sequence ATGACCATCAAATCTTTAGTGACTAAAGCTGTTACTTCGTCACTCCTTTTTGCCTCTGCTTCTTCATTTGCAGCAGTGACTCAAGATCAAGTAGTTGAACACTACGCAGATATTGCACATGCCGTTTTTTCGGATTCTGTTATTACAGCCAAGGCTCTTAACTCTTCTATTGATACATTCTTAGCTTCGCCTTCTGCTGCAAATTTCGAACAAGTAAAACAAGCTTGGTTAGATTCTCGAGTACCTTACCAGCAGTCGGAAGTTTTCCGTTTTGGTAACGCGGTTGTTGATGATTGGGAAGGTCAGTTAAACGCATGGCCTTTAGATGAAGGTCTTATTGATTACGTATCAACTGATTACCAATATGAGCTAGGTAACGAAGGTGCTAGCGCAAATATTGTTGCTAACAAAACGTTCCAAGTTGGTCAAACAACAGTTGATGCGACAAACATTACTCCTGAGCTAATTGCTGAGCTTAATGAAATTGGTGGTTCAGAGGCAAACGTAGCGTCTGGCTACCACGCGATTGAATTCCTACTTTGGGGACAAGATTTAAACGGCACTAATGCCGGTGCAGGTAATCGTGCTTACACTGATTTTGTTGTTGGTTCTGAATGTACAAACGGTAACTGTGACCGTCGTGGTGCTTACTTAAAAGCTTCTGCTGAACTTCTTATTCAAGATCTTGAATGGATGGAAAAACAGTGGTCTGCTGAGCAAAAAGGTAATTACCGTCAAGAGCTTTTAGCGGGTTCTAGCGATAATGGTTTACGTAAGATGCTATTTGGCATGGGTTCTCTATCTTTAGGTGAACTTGCAGGTGAGCGTATGAAAGTTGCTCTAGAAGCTAACTCAACTGAAGATGAGCATGATTGTTTCTCTGATAACACGCATAACTCGCATTACTACAATGAGCAAGGTATCTACAACGTTTACACTGGTTTGTATAAGCGTGAAAACGGTACGTTGCTTTCAGGTCCAAGCCTATATGACCTTGTTGCTCAACAAGACAAGCAAGCTGCAAAAGAGATTCAAAAGCAATTTGATCTTGCTCGTGCACAAGTTGGCGAGCTTGTAACTTCTGCTGAGAAAAACAATCAGCACTTTGATCAGTTGATTGCTTCAGATAATGCAGCAGGTAACGCGCTTGTGAATAAAACGATTGTAGCTCTAGTTTCTCAAACGGCTGCTATTGAACGTGCAGCCGGTGTGATTGGCATTGATAGCCTGAACCCTGATACTGCAGACCATGAGTTTTAA